The following proteins are encoded in a genomic region of Chryseobacterium cucumeris:
- a CDS encoding thermonuclease family protein, whose translation MKRLMLLYLLFPVFLFSQTTGKVIKISDGDTITLLLKGNQQKKLRLAEVDCPESGQAFGKNAKQFTSAQVFGKTVSFVETTTDRYGRSIAKVYYDDGKYLSRELIKAGLGWWYFSYSKDTTLGKLQEAAQQKKIGLWQDINAVAPWDYRKMKRELRNTKKIEAAKNGAKIKGVA comes from the coding sequence ATGAAACGATTAATGCTGCTGTACCTACTTTTCCCTGTATTTCTATTCTCACAGACTACCGGAAAAGTGATTAAAATTTCAGACGGAGATACCATTACTTTACTGTTAAAAGGCAACCAGCAAAAAAAACTGAGGTTGGCTGAAGTCGATTGTCCGGAAAGTGGGCAGGCGTTCGGTAAAAATGCAAAACAGTTTACTTCTGCTCAGGTATTCGGGAAAACAGTAAGCTTTGTTGAAACCACTACAGACCGTTATGGAAGATCCATTGCGAAAGTGTATTATGACGATGGGAAATACCTTTCCAGAGAGCTTATCAAAGCAGGATTGGGATGGTGGTATTTTTCCTATTCCAAAGATACCACTTTGGGAAAACTGCAGGAAGCTGCACAGCAGAAAAAAATAGGACTTTGGCAGGATATTAATGCGGTTGCTCCGTGGGACTACCGTAAAATGAAACGTGAGCTTAGGAATACTAAGAAAATCGAAGCGGCTAAGAACGGAGCAAAAATAAAAGGAGTTGCATAA